Genomic segment of Peromyscus leucopus breed LL Stock chromosome 23, UCI_PerLeu_2.1, whole genome shotgun sequence:
CCACTGCTACTTCTGGGGACACTACACAAGCCCTGTGCACACACTGCCACCAGCTTCCTGGCAGCACTGTGGACTGGGCCTGCCACCCACTTGTCTCTGAGGTATCATACTCCAGGGGCCACTGACAAACACCCAGccacactttttaaaagactgcgtctagctgggtgatggtggcacacgcctttaatcccagcacttgggaggcagaggcaggtggatctctgtgagtttgaagccagcctggtctacagagtgagttctaggacaggctccaaagctgcacagagaaaccctgtctcgaaaaaccaaaacaaacaaaaaagacagggtcTAAATGCGGCCCAGGGTGGCTTCAAGCTCAGTGTATagccaaggtgaccttgaacttgtgatcctcctgcctctgccttagtgctgggatgacaggtgtgtaccaccatgcctggtgtctgcagggATAGGGATGGAATGTAAGGCTTCGTgaatgctgggcaaacactccaccagttgaactacatctccagccctagggaactgaacctagggtcTCCTGCATACTAGATAAGAGCTCTGCTGCCGAACCACATTGCCagccctagtttttttttttttttggacaggatcttgctatgtagctaaggttACCCTTGAATTCGATTCTCTAGTATTTGTGTGCACCAGATGGCCTGTCCCAGCCAGTGTTGGAAGACAAGGACAGTTTTGAGTCTAGAAAACCAGAATTCAAATTCTACCCTAGCCATTTAGAACCATGTGATCTTATGTGGTTGGTGGTGACAAGTTCTCACCTCAGAAGGAACCCAGGACATCGCTGCCTGGAGTGGTCACTCAAGTGTGTGTCATCGGTTGACTGTCCCCCAGGACACTGCTGTCCACATTACCCACCTGCCTGCCTTTTCCACCCATGTGTGTAGGTGGGTGTGCAAGCACATCAAAAAGCCCATCCGCTCCACTGTCCTCAGCCTCGACTGGCACCCCAACAACGTGCTCCTGGCTGCAGGCTCCTGTGACTTCAAGTGCAGGTGAGCTGGCCATCCACCTGAGAGGGGGACCCTAGCCAACCAATAGCAGAGACTGGAGGGTGGGGGAAGAAccccaagcccctccttccaAACCAACGCCTGATACGCTACCAGCAAGGTGACCTGGGATCCCTGGGGCATCAGACAGGGTTTGCTCTGCACATGATCACCATCATGGCCTGCTAGCACCCCAGGATGGAATCTTAGCAAGATGTGTCCTTTGCCATCTCTGAATGTCAGCAAGGTCTCCCCAagtcctcctcccctgcctctcccactACAGCTGTCCTGATTTCTACTGAAGAATGAATGCTGTGTACTTATTCCTACTAAGGTTTGAATGACTGATGACCTCAACAAAACTCACTCTGTTATTTTCCACTTCTGGACCTAGAAACCTCTCTTGGCCAGTGAGCTCAAATTCCTCCCAGCTCTAGGCAGACATTGCCCCTTCCCCAAGTCTCTGAATTCCCACATGGGAAACTATAGGCACCAAAGGCCCCCTTTCTTAATCCTGGGCCCAGAGTGTGGTGTCCCACAAGGTTTCGGGTTGCTAGGTAGGTTGGTCCTACCCACTTTTGTTTtcatgagacagtgtcttgctgtataccccaggctatcctcaaacttacGGTCCTCTATTATAGGTGTGAAACAGGTGGGTCAGGAGGAGTTTAATGTGTGTGGGATAGTGTTGTGGGGCCAAGAGGAGAGGGCAGAATTGGAGCCCAAGAGCTGTTCTAGCCACTGGCTGTCCACGTCAAGCCTGGCAGGAACTAGGACACCCCCTGGAGCCACGAAGTTATGGACAGCTTTAAGGTTAGGGTCCCTTGGGTTCCAGGCCACAGGACTCTGAACCAGGAGGCCTCCCATCCTGGCCCACAGGCTGACTTGGGGGAGGATCCGCTTCTCAGGCCCCTGTTTTCTTCTACAGGATCTTCTCTGCCTATATCAAGGAGGTGGAGGAGCGGCCAGCCCCTACACCGTGGGGCTCGAAGATGCCCTTTGGGGAGCTGATGTTCGAGTCGAGCAGCAGTTGTGGCTGGGTGCATGGAGTCTGCTTCTCGGCCAGTGGGAGCCGAGTGGCTTGGGTCAGCCATGACAGCACAGTGTGCCTGGTGGACGCTGACAAGAAGATGGCGTGAGTTTGGGAACAGGCTGTGGGGCAGGCAGCTACAACTGAAGCCCAGAGCAGGATCGGGCGACAGCATGGCTGACGCGCTTTCTCTTTCAGCGTTGCAACCCTGGCCTCTGAAACCTTGCCACTCCTGGCCATCACCTTCATCACAGAAAACAGTCTAGTGGCAGCGGTAAGTGGCCTTTGGGGATGCAAAGGCAGGGGCCAGTACATAGTCTCTTTTcactcatcccttcctccctcctcctgctttttttttggttttttgagacagggtttttctgtgtagttttagtgcctgtcctggatctccctctgtagcccaggctggccttgaactcacagagatccgcctggttctgcctcccgagtgctgggattaaaggcgtgtgccaccactgcccagctcctctcCTGCTTTTTGTCGTGCTTTTATGCATAACAGTTTGGGTATGCTGTAGTAAAAATTTCCCAGCTGTGTATGGCACGACACAAGGGtatttttgacagggtctcactgtgtggcctagGCTAGTCTTACCTTTTCCCTCTGAgttctccaggctggcctttaattcattctgtaacccaggccAACCCCcaatttataatcctcctgcctcagcttcttgaataCCTGGGATTGCACACGTTTTTTGCTTGCACATCTATCCAGTGTAGgtgttgtgggggaggggactcTGAAGGAGGCTTCGTTTCCAGTGCTTCCCCAGCTGTCTTGAGTGTAGAAGAGTCGTTCTAGAATTGTGCCCTAACATCTTTGCTTACAATGACCAGTGCAGATGACAAGGCCATACCTAACTGAGGCCTGTGAAGTCACTCTgggggtaaaagcacttgctcttcACCCTGATgactctgagttcaattcctgggtcccacatggtgaaaggagagaaccaattctcacAGGTTGCCCTCTGACATCAACATGCACCCATGGCAcctgcccatgcacacacatgcacacccaccagATTTTTTAGAGGCAGGCCTGTGGAAATGGACTCAGAGTTACCAAGTGTCCCAAAAGCTACTGTTTCGTCTATCCACTATTCCATTAATATGGAGGCTTATTTTCTCCCTGGCGGATCACCCAGCTGGGATGGAGGTCTGCTCAAGGAAAGGGTCCCAGTCACACATCAAGTAGATGCTGGCCTTGCATGGTCGGGGGAGGGCAGCCTTCTTATCTGTGCCTACTTGATACCTCTGAGGCTGAAGTCCCTctctctctgggtcctggtgtATCCCCCAGCTGGGGCATCTGTCTCCTGGTAGCCCTCAGCTGCCAGATGCCCTCATCTCCAGTCTCACctcaagcctcagtttccatttTAGAGTCCCTACCTCAAATGATGCTTCAGTGGCACTCCTGTCCCTCCTCAGGGCCACGACTGCTTCCCCGTGCTGTTTACCTATGACAGTTCTGCGGGGACATTGAGCTTTGGTGGTCGGCTGGATGTGCCCAAGCAGAGCTCCCAGCGTGGCCTGACAGCCCGAGAACGCTTCCAGAACCTCGACAAGAAGGCCAGCTCTGAGGGTGGTGCAGCCACAGGCGCCGGCCTAGACTCACTGCACAAGAACAGTGTCAGGTGCTTCTGCAAACAACCAAGACCCATttcagagggctggggtgggagccaGAGTGAGGGGGCGTGAAatggcatggtgctggaggggGACTAGAGGAAGCAGGCCGACTTCCAGGCCATACTCAAATAGTAGGAACTTAGCAGTCAGCCTGGCTCTACCTATGTGGCTGACTGGGGCATGCCTAAGGCATGGCGGGGCCTCTAGGATGCAGGAGAGTGACTGGTGGGATGCTTGGGAGTGGGTCTCTTGCTAGATTCAAGTGTGGGAGACCCTCCAAAACTCCAAAGCTACCAGCCACAGGGGTCCACCCTGAAACATACTAGGAAGCAGGGATTCTGCTGATCCTTGGCTGGCTAGGCCTTGGGAGGTCTTTTGAGCCAACATCCAAGCCTAGCTTCCAAGGTTGTTCACTACCAGGCACAGTATCCTCCCTTACCCATTTCTAGCCCTCCCCTCACCACCCCTCTCCAGCTCAGCACACTAGTGGCACTCTGCATTCCCCATACACTCAGGCCTGTCCTTGCCTAGGCTTCAAGGGTCTTGTTCTCTGGCGaggactgtttccctcacctgacACTGTTCCTCCAAGCCTTGTTCCCTGGCTGGTCCTACCTCATCTTGGTACTTTTCATGGGAATGGGTCTGGGAGCTCATGGCCAGCAAGCTTGGCCTCTAAACCTAGTCTCCTTACAGTCAAATCTCGGTGCTCAGCGGGGGCAAGGCCAAGTGCTCGCAGTTCTGCACTACAGGCATGGATGGTGGCATGAGCATCTGGGATGTGAAGGTGAAGCtgcccccgcaccccccccctttttcttaGCTGCCCTGGGGCCTGGGATGGGGATCATCTCCTGACCTTTGGGTGTGCATGCCTTTCTGTTGGTATTCAAACTCCGCCCTCTCTTGTGCTGGGGCTGAGATGGGTGTGGAGTGTCTACAGGACAGCAGAGAAAACCAGCCTGTCCATTCTCTACTTGCAGAGCTTGGAGTCAGCCTTGAAGGACCTGAAGATCAAATGAGCTGTGGAGTGCCACCCTCACCCAGATGCTGGGAAAGAGGGAAAGGCGCTGGGGAGGCCAAGGGCTGCTTTGCTGAATGCTTCTAGGGTGCAAGTAAGGGGATG
This window contains:
- the Arpc1b gene encoding actin-related protein 2/3 complex subunit 1B; this translates as MAYHSFLVEPISCHAWNKDRTQIAICPNNHEVHIYEKSGAKWNKVHELKEHNGQVTGIDWAPESNRIVTCGTDRNAYVWTLKGRTWKPTLVILRINRAARCVRWAPNENKFAVGSGSRVISICYFEQENDWWVCKHIKKPIRSTVLSLDWHPNNVLLAAGSCDFKCRIFSAYIKEVEERPAPTPWGSKMPFGELMFESSSSCGWVHGVCFSASGSRVAWVSHDSTVCLVDADKKMAVATLASETLPLLAITFITENSLVAAGHDCFPVLFTYDSSAGTLSFGGRLDVPKQSSQRGLTARERFQNLDKKASSEGGAATGAGLDSLHKNSVSQISVLSGGKAKCSQFCTTGMDGGMSIWDVKSLESALKDLKIK